In Methylacidiphilum infernorum V4, a single window of DNA contains:
- a CDS encoding RsmD family RNA methyltransferase: MSIRITGGIAKGIILKVPKRTPVRPALSKIRAAIFSSLGNWIEGKKVVDLFAGSGSLGIEALSRGALSCTFVDKSKECIECIKINLKKAHLEGIVILEDVYKFLKLDEAQYDLVFASPPYFKESKPLDDPLFSLVYPRLNPGGIFIYEFFSKNIIQLSDSWTIIREKSAGETKVWILKPVSRSG; the protein is encoded by the coding sequence GTGTCCATAAGAATCACCGGAGGAATCGCCAAGGGAATAATTCTCAAGGTGCCCAAGAGAACACCGGTTCGACCGGCCCTTTCAAAAATCCGCGCAGCCATTTTTTCTTCCCTGGGAAACTGGATAGAAGGGAAAAAAGTCGTCGATCTTTTTGCCGGCTCCGGTTCCCTGGGCATAGAAGCCCTCAGTCGAGGGGCTCTATCCTGTACATTTGTCGATAAATCCAAGGAATGCATCGAATGCATTAAAATCAACCTTAAAAAAGCTCATTTAGAAGGAATAGTCATCCTCGAGGATGTTTATAAATTTTTAAAATTAGATGAAGCCCAATACGACCTCGTCTTTGCTTCCCCCCCGTATTTTAAAGAATCAAAACCGCTAGATGATCCTCTTTTTTCCCTGGTTTATCCTCGTCTCAATCCAGGTGGGATATTTATCTATGAGTTCTTTTCAAAAAATATTATTCAATTATCGGATAGCTGGACGATTATCCGAGAGAAATCTGCCGGTGAAACAAAAGTTTGGATCCTTAAGCCGGTATCCCGATCCGGTTAA
- a CDS encoding AsmA-like C-terminal region-containing protein, which produces MIRFMQSALTDGFGVPIDVEKIHFSFPLTVNLEKLKVENSLSKKCPSFFECSSIKFASRISPLHGLSFDVSLLEPRTSFELNRSRRLLLPLIEEGSNGEELPSLFSGKLAASLPIRTIFIQKGMIKVFSPNQTPFLMVEGIEEQEELDLKHQTTVSQGKATRVLLNSIPLIYNLQFSYQFSSRVFQNFDLVSRLSGGKLHLYLFNQSTIKEAKKKNLGWRLSSSGIKAEELFELLESHGCSSLSGLLHCNAEGSVNKLDLNAVEGKGTFEIVKGKVQNMALFDKLSHLLKNASMKTPEFDEWKGCFTIKEGKILFTDMSLSSNSFSLVGSGMVHFDRSMEMDLKILLHKTFFKGDLPELFLSKIKIPQNSVVSVPVKISGTLSDPQVAFVESYSLPRLSPSGSSLLTPSLISK; this is translated from the coding sequence ATGATCCGCTTCATGCAGTCGGCTCTCACCGATGGTTTTGGAGTGCCCATTGATGTTGAAAAAATCCATTTTTCTTTTCCTCTGACAGTCAACCTTGAAAAATTAAAGGTCGAAAACTCTCTTTCTAAAAAATGTCCCTCGTTTTTCGAGTGCAGTTCCATCAAGTTTGCAAGTCGAATATCTCCTTTACATGGCCTTTCTTTCGATGTTTCCCTCTTGGAACCGAGAACATCTTTTGAGCTCAATAGGAGCCGGCGATTGCTCCTGCCTTTGATTGAAGAAGGAAGTAATGGAGAAGAACTTCCTTCCCTCTTTTCAGGCAAGCTCGCTGCCTCCTTGCCTATTCGGACCATTTTCATCCAAAAGGGAATGATAAAGGTTTTTTCTCCTAATCAAACCCCATTTTTAATGGTCGAGGGAATTGAAGAACAGGAAGAGCTCGATTTAAAACACCAGACAACGGTGAGCCAAGGTAAAGCCACCCGCGTTTTGTTAAATTCCATTCCCTTAATTTACAACCTCCAGTTTAGTTATCAGTTTTCTTCCAGGGTGTTCCAAAATTTTGACTTGGTGTCCCGGCTTTCAGGTGGCAAATTACACCTATATCTCTTTAACCAGTCAACAATAAAAGAAGCCAAAAAGAAAAACCTGGGTTGGCGGCTGTCCTCTTCGGGGATAAAAGCCGAAGAGCTATTCGAACTGCTCGAATCCCACGGTTGTTCCTCCCTATCGGGTCTTCTTCATTGTAATGCCGAAGGGTCGGTGAACAAGCTCGATCTTAACGCAGTTGAAGGCAAGGGAACATTTGAAATTGTAAAAGGGAAAGTCCAAAACATGGCTTTATTCGATAAGCTGTCCCACTTGCTGAAAAATGCCTCGATGAAAACTCCTGAATTTGATGAATGGAAAGGCTGTTTTACAATCAAAGAGGGAAAGATTTTATTTACGGATATGTCCCTTTCTTCCAATTCCTTTTCCTTGGTCGGCAGCGGCATGGTCCACTTTGATCGTTCCATGGAAATGGACTTAAAGATATTACTCCACAAGACCTTTTTTAAGGGCGATCTTCCTGAATTATTCCTCAGCAAAATCAAGATCCCGCAAAACTCCGTCGTTTCAGTCCCTGTAAAGATTTCCGGAACGCTTTCCGATCCCCAAGTCGCTTTTGTGGAAAGCTATTCCCTGCCGAGGCTTTCCCCGAGCGGTTCTTCCTTGCTCACCCCTTCCCTTATTTCTAAGTAG
- a CDS encoding diacylglycerol/lipid kinase family protein, producing the protein MQNKICIVFNPAARGEKAKHLLSKLHALVGDVPIKVSQYPGDAEAKTEWAIEQGYDLIVAAGGDGTINEVVNGFNGREVILGVIPLGTVNVFAMELGLPRNIDQAWATILRGKIRVIDFPRANDQRFVQLAGVGLDAKVLQLTHKHVRKTLGPLSYLFTVVYLLKEPQPSLEVILEEGIRLKGSFLLVGNGRYYGGPFSVFPKANLDDGLLDCCLFTQLNSSLLVKQWLRSCMDKAFKDYEEEQEVIRFQSRQFVVQSSEEIPVELDGDFYGHTPVTFFCEPNKLKVIVP; encoded by the coding sequence GTGCAGAATAAAATTTGTATTGTTTTCAATCCGGCGGCTCGAGGAGAAAAAGCCAAGCATCTTCTTTCCAAGCTTCATGCCCTTGTAGGGGATGTTCCGATTAAGGTCAGCCAGTATCCTGGGGATGCGGAAGCGAAAACGGAATGGGCGATTGAACAGGGATACGATCTCATCGTTGCTGCCGGAGGAGATGGAACGATTAACGAAGTGGTGAACGGCTTTAATGGGAGAGAAGTCATCCTTGGTGTTATTCCCTTGGGAACGGTCAATGTTTTTGCCATGGAACTGGGCTTACCCAGGAATATCGACCAGGCTTGGGCGACCATACTCCGGGGGAAAATCAGGGTGATCGATTTTCCTCGGGCAAACGACCAGCGTTTTGTCCAGTTAGCAGGAGTCGGATTAGATGCAAAAGTTCTACAGTTAACCCACAAGCATGTAAGGAAAACTTTGGGCCCGCTGAGTTATTTGTTCACCGTCGTCTATCTTTTGAAGGAACCCCAGCCATCCCTGGAAGTAATCTTGGAGGAAGGAATTCGGCTGAAAGGATCATTTCTTTTAGTGGGCAACGGTAGGTACTATGGGGGTCCTTTCAGCGTGTTTCCCAAGGCAAATCTAGATGATGGCCTTCTTGATTGTTGCTTGTTTACCCAACTCAATTCTTCTTTACTCGTAAAACAGTGGCTGAGGAGTTGCATGGATAAGGCCTTTAAAGATTACGAAGAGGAGCAGGAAGTTATTCGTTTCCAGTCGCGTCAATTTGTCGTTCAATCTTCCGAAGAAATCCCCGTGGAACTCGATGGAGATTTTTACGGGCATACCCCTGTCACCTTCTTTTGTGAACCCAATAAACTTAAAGTCATCGTTCCTTAG
- the rpsL gene encoding 30S ribosomal protein S12 has translation MPTINQLVRRGREKLKRKTKAPALDSCPQRRGVCVQVMTRTPKKPNSALRKVAKVRLTNGKEVIAYIPGEGHNLQEHSIVLVRGGRVKDLPGVRYHIIRGTLDASGAVGPSNTNKLNRNVSRSKYGVKRPKAGAKPASKAK, from the coding sequence ATGCCTACGATTAATCAACTTGTCCGCAGGGGGAGAGAAAAGTTAAAAAGGAAAACCAAAGCTCCGGCTTTGGACAGTTGCCCTCAAAGAAGAGGAGTTTGTGTCCAGGTGATGACCAGAACTCCAAAGAAACCGAATTCGGCCTTGAGGAAGGTTGCCAAGGTCAGGCTGACGAATGGGAAGGAAGTGATCGCCTATATTCCCGGAGAAGGACATAATCTCCAAGAACATTCTATTGTCCTTGTCAGGGGGGGGAGAGTAAAAGATTTACCCGGCGTCCGCTATCATATTATACGGGGTACACTTGATGCTTCGGGAGCTGTTGGTCCGAGTAACACCAATAAGCTTAACCGGAATGTTTCCCGCAGTAAGTATGGGGTTAAAAGGCCGAAGGCGGGAGCAAAGCCTGCGTCTAAAGCCAAGTAG
- the rpsG gene encoding 30S ribosomal protein S7, whose translation MRRRRAERRELEPDPKYGSELITKLVNSVMRRGKKSVARRIVYEAIEELNQDNKEGDPVEIVRKAVENVKPKLEVKSRRVGGATYQVPVEVNPHRQVSLALRWIVRYANSRKGVPMAKALCSELMDAANGTGSSIKKRDEVHKMAQANRAFAHLRF comes from the coding sequence ATGAGAAGAAGAAGAGCTGAGCGAAGGGAACTGGAGCCTGATCCAAAATATGGTTCCGAACTCATTACAAAACTTGTCAATTCGGTAATGAGACGGGGCAAAAAAAGTGTGGCGAGGAGAATTGTTTATGAGGCCATCGAGGAATTAAACCAGGATAATAAAGAGGGAGATCCTGTGGAAATAGTGAGAAAAGCGGTGGAAAACGTAAAGCCCAAGCTTGAGGTTAAATCGAGAAGGGTGGGAGGGGCGACCTACCAGGTTCCTGTAGAGGTTAACCCTCATCGGCAGGTTTCACTCGCTTTGAGGTGGATAGTCCGTTATGCCAATTCAAGGAAGGGGGTGCCTATGGCCAAGGCTTTGTGTTCAGAACTTATGGACGCGGCCAATGGGACGGGCAGCTCTATTAAAAAGCGTGATGAAGTGCATAAAATGGCCCAGGCCAATAGAGCGTTTGCTCATCTTAGGTTCTGA
- the fusA gene encoding elongation factor G, translated as MSSDLSQTVKSQVMNSPHRPFSLERTRNIGIAAHIDAGKTTLTERILFYTGMIHRMGEVHEGTTVTDWMEQERERGITITAAAISCFWLEKKEPGLVKLFEGEKFRVNIIDTPGHVDFTAEVERSLRVLDGVIIVFCGVAGVQPQSETVWRQANRYRVPRIAFVNKMDRIGSGFDRVVEEIRTKLDGYAWPVLIPLGNEDQLRGQIDVICQKAIIYTDNDRLGSTYVITDIPEEYKGIALEAKAKLIAALADKDEEIGELFLEEKEPTPKQIKQAIRRLVVKNEFVPVVGGSAFRNKGVQSLIDAVIDYLPNPLDIEPAKGHNPYTQEPVEVISNDNGKFCALVFKIWSDPYVGKLVFFRVYSGTLRKGDSVYNVRTGKKERISRIVQIQANERKDIEAVYSGDIAALVGIKDVATGDTLVEEGFEVSLEPPVFPEPVISMAVEPKAQSDREKLSQSLQRLMEEDPTFRVHTDPETGQTIISGMGELHLDIITDRLRREFGVSVNAGAPQISYRETIRRAAMGEGKLIKQTGGRGQYGHVILEMAPLERGKGAIWESKIVGGTIPKEYIPACFKGVQEALSSGILYGSPVTDLKITIIDGSYHEVDSSELAFKMAAIFAVKDALKKADCYLLEPIMKVEVSTPTEFQGDILGDLTRRRGKILNVETKGNTSIISAEVPLAEMFGYVNDIRSMSKGRAAYSMEPSHFEEVPTPIYHALLDQKKR; from the coding sequence ATGAGTAGTGATCTATCACAGACAGTCAAAAGCCAAGTCATGAATTCTCCCCATCGGCCTTTTTCGTTGGAGAGGACAAGAAACATAGGTATTGCGGCTCACATAGACGCGGGTAAAACCACCCTTACCGAAAGGATCCTTTTTTATACCGGGATGATCCATAGGATGGGTGAAGTCCACGAAGGAACTACGGTCACCGATTGGATGGAACAAGAAAGGGAAAGAGGGATCACCATTACCGCAGCGGCCATTTCCTGTTTCTGGTTGGAAAAAAAAGAGCCGGGTTTAGTGAAGTTGTTTGAAGGAGAAAAGTTTAGAGTCAATATCATTGATACTCCGGGGCATGTTGATTTTACAGCGGAAGTAGAACGGTCCTTGCGTGTTTTGGATGGGGTGATCATCGTATTTTGCGGTGTGGCGGGTGTTCAACCCCAATCGGAGACGGTTTGGAGGCAGGCCAATCGTTACAGGGTTCCTCGGATCGCCTTCGTCAACAAGATGGATCGTATAGGATCGGGTTTCGACAGGGTTGTCGAGGAAATTCGGACTAAACTGGATGGTTATGCCTGGCCGGTCCTTATACCCTTGGGCAATGAGGATCAATTACGTGGTCAGATCGATGTAATTTGTCAAAAAGCGATTATTTACACGGATAACGACAGGCTGGGATCGACTTATGTTATAACGGATATTCCAGAAGAGTACAAAGGGATAGCCCTTGAGGCAAAAGCGAAGCTTATTGCCGCGCTTGCCGATAAAGACGAAGAAATTGGAGAGCTTTTCTTGGAAGAAAAGGAACCTACTCCCAAACAGATAAAGCAGGCCATTCGGAGATTGGTTGTAAAAAATGAATTTGTTCCCGTGGTCGGAGGATCAGCTTTCAGGAACAAGGGGGTGCAATCTTTAATTGACGCCGTTATCGATTACCTTCCCAATCCTTTAGACATCGAACCTGCAAAGGGACATAATCCCTATACGCAGGAACCGGTTGAAGTGATATCCAATGACAATGGAAAATTTTGTGCGCTTGTTTTTAAAATCTGGTCCGATCCATACGTAGGGAAATTGGTCTTTTTCAGGGTCTATTCGGGTACCCTTAGAAAAGGGGACAGCGTATACAACGTGAGGACGGGAAAGAAAGAGCGGATCAGTCGAATCGTTCAGATACAAGCCAACGAAAGAAAAGATATCGAAGCGGTGTATTCTGGGGATATTGCTGCTCTTGTGGGTATTAAAGATGTGGCTACTGGAGATACCTTGGTTGAGGAAGGCTTTGAGGTGTCATTGGAACCTCCTGTCTTTCCTGAGCCTGTCATATCCATGGCGGTTGAACCCAAAGCACAGTCCGACAGGGAAAAACTTTCACAGTCCTTACAGCGACTCATGGAGGAGGACCCGACATTTAGGGTTCATACGGATCCCGAAACGGGCCAGACGATTATCTCGGGAATGGGAGAGTTGCACTTGGACATAATCACCGATCGGCTCAGGAGAGAGTTCGGGGTGAGTGTGAATGCGGGGGCGCCGCAGATTTCTTACAGAGAAACGATTAGAAGAGCCGCAATGGGCGAGGGGAAGTTGATCAAGCAGACCGGGGGCCGTGGACAATACGGGCATGTGATTTTGGAAATGGCTCCTCTTGAGAGAGGGAAAGGGGCTATCTGGGAAAGTAAAATTGTGGGGGGAACGATTCCTAAAGAGTACATTCCCGCTTGTTTTAAAGGAGTCCAAGAAGCATTGTCTTCGGGCATACTTTATGGGAGCCCTGTTACAGATCTCAAGATTACTATTATTGATGGAAGTTACCACGAGGTGGATTCCAGTGAACTGGCCTTCAAAATGGCGGCCATCTTTGCGGTGAAGGATGCCTTAAAGAAGGCCGACTGTTACTTGCTTGAACCCATTATGAAGGTAGAAGTATCCACTCCCACTGAATTTCAAGGGGATATCCTTGGAGATCTGACACGGAGAAGAGGGAAAATTCTCAATGTTGAAACCAAAGGAAATACTTCCATTATTAGCGCTGAAGTTCCTTTAGCTGAAATGTTTGGCTACGTGAATGACATTCGTTCCATGTCTAAAGGAAGGGCAGCTTATTCGATGGAGCCCTCTCATTTCGAAGAAGTGCCTACCCCTATTTATCATGCGCTTTTAGACCAAAAGAAAAGATAA
- the rpsJ gene encoding 30S ribosomal protein S10 gives MASKIRIRLKSFDYRLLDRAASEIAETARRTGSAVSGPIPLPTKIERYAVNRSPHVDKKSMDLFEIRTHKRLIDIKEPTSKTVDELKKLNLPAGVDISIRI, from the coding sequence ATGGCAAGCAAAATTCGAATTCGGTTGAAATCTTTTGATTATCGTCTGCTTGATCGGGCGGCGTCAGAAATTGCTGAAACGGCTCGAAGGACGGGCTCTGCGGTGTCAGGTCCCATTCCTTTGCCTACAAAGATAGAACGTTATGCGGTCAATCGCTCTCCACACGTGGACAAAAAGAGCATGGATCTGTTTGAGATTAGAACGCATAAAAGGCTGATCGATATTAAAGAACCGACATCCAAGACCGTTGATGAATTAAAAAAATTAAACTTACCTGCCGGAGTAGATATCAGTATTCGCATTTAA
- the rplC gene encoding 50S ribosomal protein L3 — protein sequence MSMKGFGIMARKIGMTQLFDATGTMHPLTVLVAEPNVVVQCKKEGEGKEVRLQVGYEALPERKLSKPLLGHYKKSGISPRRHLKEFVFESEESWQPGQLLDVSRFNEGEKVDVIGITKGKGFQGVIKKHGFGGQPASHGSKTHRRNGAIGERSFPGRVFKNQGMPGHMGRKKVTIQNLDLFKIIPEDNVLLVKGSVPGAKGDMVIVRKAIKASV from the coding sequence ATGAGTATGAAGGGATTTGGTATAATGGCAAGGAAAATAGGCATGACGCAACTGTTTGATGCCACAGGAACGATGCATCCCTTGACGGTGTTGGTTGCTGAGCCTAATGTCGTCGTCCAATGTAAAAAAGAGGGAGAGGGCAAGGAAGTTCGGCTTCAAGTGGGCTATGAAGCACTGCCTGAAAGAAAGCTCAGTAAACCCCTGCTCGGCCATTACAAAAAAAGCGGGATTAGTCCAAGGAGGCATCTTAAGGAATTTGTATTTGAATCTGAAGAAAGCTGGCAGCCCGGCCAGCTATTGGATGTGAGTCGCTTTAACGAAGGAGAAAAAGTAGATGTTATTGGGATAACCAAGGGAAAAGGGTTTCAAGGAGTAATAAAAAAGCATGGCTTTGGAGGACAGCCTGCTTCTCATGGGTCGAAAACCCATAGAAGGAATGGTGCTATTGGAGAAAGATCTTTCCCGGGCAGGGTATTCAAAAATCAAGGGATGCCCGGTCACATGGGAAGAAAAAAAGTGACCATACAGAACTTGGATCTGTTTAAGATTATACCCGAGGACAACGTGTTGCTCGTCAAAGGAAGTGTTCCCGGAGCAAAAGGGGATATGGTTATCGTAAGGAAAGCTATTAAGGCATCTGTTTAG
- the rplD gene encoding 50S ribosomal protein L4 has product MELLTIEKAQDYGLTLPETGQRDQVLHDALVGYLANSRSGTRATKTKATVKASGKKPWRQKGTGRARAGYVSSPVWVGGGVVFGPQPRDFSKNIPKKIKGLALLKAFAAKVRSEEVYCLEKVEMTEIKTKKMLSLLEGWDGKESGLLILKNPSRNVLLSGRNIPHLGIVRAQDVNALDLLGFKKVFLERPAIEVLVERVKKFKREKSQNENGGTR; this is encoded by the coding sequence ATGGAATTGCTGACTATAGAAAAGGCTCAAGATTATGGATTGACCTTGCCCGAAACGGGGCAAAGGGATCAAGTATTGCATGATGCCCTCGTGGGATATCTTGCTAACTCAAGAAGTGGAACCCGGGCGACGAAGACAAAGGCGACGGTGAAGGCGTCAGGGAAAAAACCATGGAGACAAAAAGGGACGGGAAGAGCGAGAGCCGGTTATGTTTCTTCCCCTGTTTGGGTCGGTGGAGGAGTGGTATTTGGTCCTCAACCAAGGGATTTTTCTAAAAATATTCCTAAAAAGATCAAGGGGCTTGCCTTGCTTAAAGCTTTTGCAGCAAAAGTGAGGAGTGAAGAAGTCTATTGCTTGGAGAAGGTGGAGATGACCGAAATTAAGACAAAAAAAATGCTTTCGCTGCTCGAAGGCTGGGATGGGAAGGAAAGCGGCTTGCTTATTTTAAAAAATCCTTCGCGTAATGTCCTTTTGTCGGGAAGGAATATTCCTCACCTGGGAATTGTAAGAGCTCAAGATGTTAATGCCTTGGACCTATTGGGTTTTAAAAAAGTTTTTTTAGAAAGACCAGCGATAGAGGTTCTTGTTGAAAGGGTTAAAAAATTCAAGAGGGAAAAGAGCCAGAATGAAAATGGGGGTACACGATGA
- the rplW gene encoding 50S ribosomal protein L23 encodes MRDLFAILRTARITEKATMLREKNQYLFDVDPKATKIDVKKAVEKAFGKKVLKVNLFNVRPKTKWSRMGRPGKTSRIKRAVVQLAPGEKIDIMV; translated from the coding sequence ATGAGAGATCTTTTTGCTATCTTGCGTACGGCGCGTATTACAGAAAAGGCAACGATGCTGAGGGAAAAAAATCAGTACCTCTTTGATGTTGATCCCAAGGCTACAAAAATAGATGTTAAAAAGGCTGTTGAAAAAGCCTTTGGGAAAAAAGTCCTTAAGGTAAATTTGTTTAATGTCCGGCCGAAAACGAAGTGGAGCAGGATGGGCCGGCCTGGAAAAACTTCGCGCATTAAAAGGGCCGTCGTTCAATTAGCCCCCGGAGAAAAGATCGATATCATGGTTTAA
- the rplB gene encoding 50S ribosomal protein L2, with amino-acid sequence MGIKDFRPLTPVQRFTSLDDFSDITKTEPEWDLTEPYKKKGGRNNYGRITARHRGGGHKQRYRIIDFKRDKTGIFATVEAIEYDPLRTARIALLRYDDQEKRYIIAPQELKVGSRVVSGPDAPPEVGNSLPLKNIPSGLPIYNIELVPGKGGQLVRSAGSSARMMGLDKEYAIVKLPSGEIRKVCAECYATVGQVSNPDHFNKSLGKAGRTRWLGWRPRVRGVAMNPVDHPNGGGQGKSKGGGGWQQLESPWGKPAKGKKTRHKRKNSTKFIIERRPKKKKKK; translated from the coding sequence ATGGGAATAAAAGATTTTAGACCTTTAACACCTGTTCAGCGATTTACCTCGCTGGATGATTTTTCGGACATTACTAAAACGGAGCCCGAATGGGACCTGACGGAACCTTATAAAAAAAAGGGAGGGAGAAACAACTACGGAAGAATAACGGCAAGGCATAGAGGGGGAGGACATAAACAAAGATATAGGATTATAGATTTTAAAAGAGATAAAACGGGGATTTTCGCCACGGTAGAAGCCATTGAATATGATCCTTTGAGGACGGCACGGATAGCCTTGCTTCGGTATGACGATCAAGAAAAAAGATATATTATAGCCCCGCAGGAACTTAAAGTGGGTAGTCGGGTTGTCAGTGGTCCCGATGCTCCTCCGGAGGTGGGCAATTCTTTGCCGTTGAAAAATATTCCTTCTGGTCTCCCCATATATAATATCGAACTGGTCCCCGGCAAGGGAGGGCAACTTGTGCGTTCGGCAGGGAGTAGTGCTCGAATGATGGGTCTCGACAAAGAATATGCGATAGTAAAGCTTCCTTCCGGAGAAATAAGGAAAGTTTGCGCTGAGTGTTACGCTACGGTTGGACAGGTTAGCAATCCTGATCATTTTAACAAGTCCCTAGGAAAAGCGGGAAGAACCCGGTGGCTTGGCTGGAGGCCAAGAGTAAGGGGTGTGGCTATGAACCCCGTCGATCATCCTAACGGGGGCGGGCAGGGTAAAAGTAAAGGAGGAGGGGGTTGGCAACAGCTGGAGTCCCCATGGGGTAAACCCGCCAAGGGAAAAAAGACGAGGCATAAACGAAAAAATTCGACCAAGTTTATTATTGAACGAAGACCGAAGAAAAAGAAGAAAAAGTAG
- the rpsS gene encoding 30S ribosomal protein S19 — protein sequence MGRSLKKGPFVDSHLIEKIEKLGAAKKPIKTWSRRSMIIPDFVGHTFLVHNGRTFQSVYVTENMVGHRLGEFAPTRTFKKHGAHTEKASVK from the coding sequence ATGGGAAGAAGTCTTAAAAAGGGTCCTTTTGTAGACTCCCACTTGATTGAAAAAATTGAAAAACTGGGAGCAGCCAAGAAACCTATAAAAACATGGTCTCGGCGGTCCATGATTATCCCTGATTTTGTAGGGCATACTTTTTTAGTGCATAACGGTCGGACATTCCAGTCCGTTTATGTCACTGAAAATATGGTAGGTCATAGGTTGGGGGAATTTGCCCCAACCCGGACATTTAAAAAGCATGGTGCACATACCGAGAAAGCTTCAGTTAAGTAG
- the rplV gene encoding 50S ribosomal protein L22: MEVRAIYKMARISPFKSRDVARSIKGMDARDAFNVLAFYPKKAARLIRKTLGSAIANAENNHNLRAQDLYVKGVFVDEGPKFRRYQPKARGSAGIIRKRTAHICVVLDEKENKS, from the coding sequence ATGGAAGTTCGCGCGATCTATAAAATGGCTCGAATATCCCCCTTTAAGTCCAGGGACGTTGCCCGTTCCATTAAAGGAATGGATGCTCGAGATGCCTTCAACGTGCTCGCTTTTTATCCTAAGAAAGCAGCAAGGCTTATACGAAAAACTCTTGGCTCTGCCATTGCTAATGCGGAAAACAACCATAACTTAAGGGCCCAGGATCTTTATGTAAAGGGTGTGTTTGTAGATGAAGGGCCGAAATTTCGTCGGTACCAGCCTAAAGCACGAGGGAGTGCTGGAATAATCAGAAAGCGCACAGCTCACATCTGTGTTGTCTTGGATGAAAAAGAAAACAAGAGCTAA
- the rpsC gene encoding 30S ribosomal protein S3, which translates to MGQKVNPILFRLPVNRQWRSIWYADKKTFPRFIWEDYQIRKFIKKRLESAAVAKIVIERAGNRVRINIHTARPGLVIGRRAAELDKIKEEIMEIVEKGREVLVDVKEVKHPELEAQLVAENIALQIERRVAYRRAIKRAMQLTMDAGAVGIKVRCAGRLGGAEIARAERYHEGKVPLHSLRADVDYGFAEAKTVAGKIGVKVWICRKEDIATVVG; encoded by the coding sequence ATGGGCCAAAAAGTTAATCCTATCCTGTTTCGGTTGCCGGTAAACAGGCAGTGGCGATCGATATGGTATGCTGATAAGAAGACTTTCCCGAGGTTTATTTGGGAGGATTACCAGATCCGAAAGTTTATCAAGAAAAGGTTGGAATCGGCTGCCGTTGCAAAAATAGTTATCGAGAGGGCGGGCAACCGTGTAAGAATAAACATTCATACAGCAAGGCCGGGCTTGGTTATCGGAAGAAGGGCTGCTGAACTGGATAAAATAAAAGAAGAAATAATGGAAATTGTCGAAAAAGGAAGAGAAGTTTTAGTCGACGTGAAGGAAGTGAAGCATCCCGAGCTTGAAGCCCAACTGGTAGCCGAAAACATAGCCCTGCAAATTGAAAGAAGAGTGGCGTATAGAAGGGCTATAAAAAGAGCCATGCAATTGACGATGGATGCCGGGGCGGTAGGAATTAAAGTGCGGTGTGCGGGCCGTCTTGGCGGCGCTGAAATTGCCAGGGCCGAGAGGTATCATGAAGGTAAAGTTCCTCTGCATTCACTAAGAGCTGACGTCGATTATGGGTTTGCAGAAGCTAAAACGGTAGCCGGAAAAATCGGGGTTAAAGTTTGGATTTGTAGAAAAGAAGATATAGCAACGGTTGTTGGTTAA
- the rplP gene encoding 50S ribosomal protein L16 translates to MALLPRRVKYRKSQRGSRKGNATRGTELAFGSFGMQALERAWITNTQIEAARVAIMRNVKRKGRLWIRIFPDKSVTARPPETRMGKGKGQPAFWVAVVLPGRILFELDGLPEQVAKESMRLAAAKLPIHTRFITRERLVKV, encoded by the coding sequence ATGGCTCTATTACCTCGAAGAGTAAAGTATAGAAAAAGTCAGCGAGGCAGCCGAAAAGGGAATGCGACAAGAGGGACTGAACTGGCTTTCGGTTCGTTTGGGATGCAAGCTCTTGAGAGAGCGTGGATTACCAACACGCAGATCGAGGCTGCACGTGTAGCCATCATGCGGAATGTAAAAAGAAAAGGAAGGCTATGGATCAGGATTTTTCCCGATAAATCGGTAACGGCTAGACCTCCCGAAACGCGCATGGGTAAGGGTAAAGGACAGCCCGCTTTTTGGGTTGCAGTCGTTCTTCCGGGAAGGATTCTTTTCGAGCTGGATGGACTTCCAGAACAGGTTGCCAAAGAGTCGATGAGACTTGCTGCAGCAAAGCTGCCAATCCATACCCGTTTTATCACTAGAGAGAGGTTGGTTAAAGTATGA